The region GGAGAAGGGCGCAAGGTCGGTTTGGAAACCCTGGTCTTCGTCGACGGCCGCGCGCCGCAAGAGCTCGGCAAGGAATCCGCCGCGCTGATGCTGATCGCCCAGATCCGCGACGAAGCGCACCGCTTCGCCATCACCGGCATGCGCGCCAAACGCGCCAAGGCGCGTCAGACGTCTCGCCTGGAAGAGATCGAAGGCATCGGCGCCAAGCGTCGCCAAAAACTGCTCGCCCGCTTCGGCGGCTTGCGCGGCGTGGCTGACGCGAGCATCGATGAACTGGCGTCGGTGGAGGGGATTTCGCACCTGCTGGCGGAAGAAATCTATCGCCAGCTGCATTGAGCTATTGATTTCCCTCGCTTCGCCTGCAAGTGCCATGCGGCAGCCTCATTTCCCGCAGTAGCAGGTTTTAAGGGGCGGCTCTGATACTATCTCGTTAAATTTCAATCCGCGTACCCGTCGACGACAACAAATAAACGTATGCCATTCAACTTTCCCATCTTGCTCACCTGGTTGCGTGTCGCCCTGATTCCGCTGGTAGTCGGCGTGTTTTATGTTCCTGAACTCGGCTTGTCGCGCTTCGAACAGGGCGTGGCGTCCACGGCGATATTCATCGTCGCCGCTGCCACCGACTGGTTCGATGGCTTTCTGGCGCGCCGCTGGAACCAGACTTCGGCGTTCGGCGCCTTCCTCGATCCGGTCGCCGACAAGCTCATGGTCACCGGCGCGCTGCTGGTGCTGGTGCATCTGGACCGCGTGCATCCGATCACCGCTTTCATCATTATCGGCCGCGAGATCGCCATCTCGGCGCTGCGTGAATGGATGGCGCAGCTTGGCGCTTCCAAATCGGTGGCCGTCAGCTCGCTCGGAAAGATCAAGACCACGGCGCAGATGATCGCCATTCCGATGCTGCTGTTCTACTCGGATCTGTTCGGCGTGATCGACACGCGGGCGTGGGGCCACTGGCTGCTGTTGATCGCCGCCGTGCTGACGGTGTGGTCGATGCTGTACTACCTGCGCAAGGCCTGGCCGCTCATTAAAAAAGTGCAGGAAAGTAAAAGCGGTGCTTGACTTCTCCTATGGAAGCTCTATAATAGCGTTCTGTTGTTGATGCGGGAGTAGCTCAGTTGGTAGAGCGATACCTTGCCAAGGTATAGGTCGAGAGTTCGAGCCTCTTCTCCCGCTCCAGAATTACTAAAGGAAGCGCAAAACGCTTCCTTTTTTCATTGTGAGAGTTTGACCGTCAGCTGGAAAACTTCTTCGGAAGCCCGGTTGAAAACACATCGCAATTGACAGCAGTTTCAGTGTCCCCTGGCGGGGTAGCAAAGTGGTTATGCAGCGGCCTGCAAAGCCGTTTACGCCGGTTCGATCCCGACCCCCGCCTCCAAACACTCCATGCGGGAGTAGCTCAGTTGGTAGAGCGATACCTTGCCAAGGTATAGGTCGAGAGTTCGAGCCTCTTCTCCCGCTCCAAATTAAAAAGGAAGCTCAGCAATGAGCTTCCTTTTTTCTTTCCCGGCTCGTTTTTCACGTTGCCATCCGTAGTTGTCCCACTTTATCTTCCTGCTCCTGCCATCCCTTGCTGCACCTGCGTTACGCGCACATCGCCGTCTCATTTCCGGCCTGGTGTTGCCCCATCGCCTGCGCACCGGCACTTTTATGTCGCATTTCGTCGGATGTAATTGTTTTTTAAGCAATTACACTCTACATTGATATTTCGGTCGACGAGGGTGGTTAACAACAAACAGGGGGCAGGCAAATGGATGCATTTCAAAAAGAAATCGACGAGAGAACCAATCTCACGAGTTCCAACAAATTCGAACTACTGCTGTTCCGTCTGGGGACAGACCCCTATGGCGTGCGCTCCGAACTGTTCGGCATCAACGTATTCAAGATCCGCGAAATCGTCCCGATGCCGGAGATCACCAAGGCTGCCGGCACGCGCTCTCCGCTGCTCGGCATGGTCAATATCCGCGGCCAGATCATCTCCGTGATCGATTTGCCGGCAGTGGTCGGTTGCGTACCCAAGAGCGGCCTCAACATCCTGTTGGTCACCGAATACGCGCGCAGCACACAAGCGTTTGCGGTCGAGTCGGTCGATGAAATCGTGCGGCTGGAATGGAGCCAGGTCTTGTCGGCCGAATCCAAGGCCGGCGGCAACTTCGTCACCAGCATTGCGCGTCTGGATGACGACATCAGCAGCGGACGTCTCGCGCAGGTGCTCGACGTCGAGCAGATCCTGCACGAAATCATGCCGACCGAGCGCGATATGGAAATGGCGGGCCTCGAACATATCAAGCTCAAGCCCGGTTCGGTCATTCTCGCGGCGGACGACTCCAAAGTTGCCCGTTCACTGGTCGAAAGCGGACTCAAGGCGCTTGGCCTGCCGTTCGTGATGTGCAAGACCGGTAAGGAAGCCTGGGAAAAGCTGCAGGAAATCTACAAGGAAACCAAGTCCCAGGGCGTGCCGATCACCGATCGTGTGGCGATGGTGCTGACCGACCTCGAAATGCCCGAGATGGACGGCTTCACGCTCACGCGCAACATCAAGCGCGACGACGGGCTGAAAGCCATCCCGGTGGTGATCCACTCGTCGCTGTCGGGCTCCGCTAATGAAGATCACGTCAAGAACATCGGCGCCGACGGCTATGTGGCGAAGTTCGTCATCGAAGATCTGACTGCCGCCCTCATCAAGGCGCTGGCTAAATAAATCGCTGGCGGCGCCGCCGCGGCCCCTTAAATGAGGGCGCCGCCGCGCCGGAAAGCGGCCGGCTCCTCAAAAGGCTAGTTGCCTGGCGACACCACTGGCGCGCTGCCTGGAGGCCGGAAAGCATGGCGCAAGGCAAGAGCTGGCCCTTGCCTCATCGGCGTCGCCCCGGCGACCTGCGTTGAAACCCGGCTGAGCGCCTCGAAATGTAAAGATCGGGACTTCGTCGCCGCACTTTGCTCGCAGGACGCCGCTATCTCTTATACTGACGTCCTTTCAAACCTGTTCCCATTTCCTGGTCACGGCATCGTGATCCCGCTATGCGCATTCCACACTTAGCTTCCACGCACGACGCTGCGCTGGCCTCGGCCCTGCAAGCAGCGATCGACAACAAGACCAAGCCGCAGGGCAGCCTCGGCGTGCTCGAGTTCGTCGCGCATCGTATCGGTCTGATCCAGCAATCGCATACGCCGCGCATCGACCGTGCAGCGGTCGTGGTGTTCGCGGGTGATCACGGCGTAGTGGCGGAGAACATCTCGGCCTATCCGCAAAGCGTGACCTGGCAGATGGTGGAGAATTTCCTGCAGCAGGGCGCCGCGATCAACGTGTTCGCGCGCCAGAATGATTGCGCGCTGCATATCGTCGACGCCGGCGTGAATCATGAGTTCGGCGAGCGCGAAGGACTGGTCGCCCGCAAGCTCGGACCGGGCACGCGCAACTTCGCGCAAGAGCCGGCCATGAGCGCGGCGCAATGCGAACAGGCATTGCAGTACGGCATGGACCTGGTTGAGGCAATGCCGGTCGACGTCATCGGCTTCGGTGAAATGGGCATCGGCAACACCACCGCGGCGGCTGCCATCATGCACAAGATCACCGGCATTGCCGTCGCAGAGTGCGTCGGCGCCGGCACCGGCCTGGCGGCCGACGGCATCCTTCGCAAGCAGCAGGTGATCGAGCGGGCGGTTGCATTGCACGCACACGCCCACGCTGATACACCGCTGGAAATACTGCGCACCTTCGGCGGCTTCGAAATCGCCATGATCGTCGGCGCCATGCTCAAGGCGGGAGAGCGCCGCATGGTGCTGCTGATCGACGGCTTCATCGTGACTTCGGCATTGCTGGTGGCGGCAAAACTGCAACCGGCCATCCTCGACTATTGCCTGTTCTCGCACTGCTCCGATGAGCACGGCCACCGCCGCATGCTGCAGCATCTCGACGCGCGACCGCTGATGCAACTCGACCTGCGTCTCGGTGAAGGCACCGGCAGCGCACTGGCCTTGCCGCTGCTGCATGCCGCGGTCAACTTCCTGGCGCAGATGGCGACGTTTTCCTCCGCGCAAGTCAGCGAAAAGAGCGCCTGACATGGATGCCGCGCCAACGCCCTCGACCGGCCTGCGCTATCAGCTGCAGCTGTTCTTCACGGCGCTGCAATTTTTCACGCGCCTGCCGGCGCCGCGCTGGGTCGGATTCGACGCCGCCTGGCTGCAGCACGCGTCGCGTTATTTCCCGGCGATCGGGATCATTGTTTCCTTCGCATGCGCCGCCGTGTACTGGGTGGCGGCGCTGTGGCTGCCGCAAGTGGTGGCGGTGCTGTTGTCGACCGCTGCGGGGATCTACCTCACCGGCGCTTTCCATGAAGACGGCTTTGCCGATGTCTGCGACGGTTTCGGGGGCGGCATGCAGCCGTCGCGCGTGCTTGAGATCATGCGCGACTCGCGCGTCGGCGCCTATGGCGTGATCGGCATTGCGCTGCTGCTGGGGACCAAGATCGCCGGGCTGGCATCGTTGCCGGCGCTGCAGGTGATGCCGGCCTTGCTGGTCGCCCATCCCTTGTCGCGCTGTTTCGCCGCCGCCTTGATCTGGCGCATGCCGTATGTACGCGAAGAGGGCAAGGTCAAGCCATTGGCGCAAAACATGAGCGCCGGCGAATTCGCCGTGGCCGTTGTCACTGCCGCGCTGCCGCTGATCCTGTGTGTCGCGGCCGGATGGCTGGCGCTGCGGGCGTCGCTGTTGGCCGTGTTGCTCGGCGGCGCGGCGGCCTGGTTTCTCGCGCGAAAATTCCAGCGCCGCATCGGCGGCTATACCGGCGACTGTCTCGGCGCCGTCCAACAATTCAGCGAAGCCGCAATCTACCTGGGCCTGCTGGCCGCAGTGTCAGCGTCGCCGGCTTCCCATTCATAAACAGAAAGGTCGACCATGTTGCTGCATCTCATCCGCCATCCCCAGCCCGTTATCGACAAAGGCCTTTGCTACGGCAGCAGCGACCTGGCCGTGACCGAAGAAGAATGCGCCAGGGTGCTCGAGCAGGTCAAACCTGCCTTGCCGCCGCACGTACCGGTGTATTCGAGTCCGTTGCAGCGCTGCGTATTCCTGGCCGAGCCGCTGGCCACGGCACTCAATGCCGGTCCTGTGCGCTACGATCCGCGTCTGATGGAAATGCACTTCGGCACCTGGGAGCAGCGCGCCTGGGACGATTTGCCGCGCGCGGAAATCGATGCATGGGCCAGCGACGTCGTCGGCTATCGTCCCGGCGGCGGCGAAAATGTTCTGAACGTGGCGCAACGCGTCGACGCCTTTTGCAGCGACCTGCAGCAGCGCGGCCAGAGCCAGGCTATCGTGGTGTGCCACGCCGGCACGATTCGCCTGTTGCAGGCGCGCGCACTCGGTCTGGCGGTCACCAAGATGGCGGAGCATGCGGCGATCAATGCGCATGCGATTGCGTTCGGCGAAGTGCTGACGCTGAAGCTGTAGGAACACCGCGCGGCGCGACTCCCGGCTTGTTGTGTTGCGGAGGCCCACATGCGCTGCCAGATCGGCCCGATTCGAGGAAGTCTGCGGACTTCCTTTTTTACGCGCGTTCGTCAGCCCCTGACGTTGCAGGTGGGGTGTAACACGTTCAACGATGATTTTTGGCAAGTCATTGTTTTAACGCAAGATTTCGTCGAAAAAAGCATGTTGATTTTGCCGGTGTTTCTGTAACACTTAAAAATATTCTATTTAAAAATAGTAAAATGTAGAAAAAAAGACAACTTTATCCATGAATGCAGACATGCTCGCCACTCCATTACCGAAGAAAGTCCTGATCGTCGACGACAGCAAAGTCTCGCGCATGGTCATCAAGGCGCACATCCTCGCCGCCTATCCCGAATGGCGCGTAGAAGAGGCCGCCAGCGGCGATGAGGCGATCAGTGCGATCGAGCGCGACCTGCCTGATTACTGCACGATGGACATTAATATGCCAGGCATGCTCGGCACCGACGCCGCTGAAATCATCCTTGCCCGACATCCGCAACTTCGGATGGTGATTTTTTCGGCCAACATCCAGGAAGCCGCTCAATCGCGCGCGCAGCAACTGGGCGCCTTGTTCGTCGCCAAGCCGGTGACGGAAAAATCCATCGCCCTGGCGATCGGCCATTTTGCGGTGGGCGTGTGAGGGTCCTGTCCGAGATCCAGGTCGACGCGCTGACCGAAGTCTTCAACGTCGGTGCTGGCAGGGCGGCGCTCAGCCTGAGTGAAATCGTGGGCGAAGAAGTCATGCTGTCGGTGCCGTCCATCGAAGTGCTCAAGGCCGGCTATCTGGGTGTGCACCGGCACGTTGCCGACGTCTTGCTCGAGCGCGCGCGCGAAGCCGTCGAAGGCCGCGCGGCGATGAATTGCAGCCTGTGCAAATACCGCGTGCAGATCGTCGGCTTCGAGGAGCAGATCGGCGAACCGCAGCGCGCCCATCATTTGCAGGTGCGCGGCTTGCTCAATCGCGAGACGCTCGCGGCCGAAGCGAAAGTCGATTTCCCACCCTATGTGCCGCATCCGATCGAGAAGGAAAGCTTCGAGATCATCGCCGCCGGTCGCGACTGGTCGGTGTTTCCGCCGGCGCACCTGACGGCGCTGCAACGGCTGGTGCACACCAGCGGCGACTTCGACGCGGTCGACGACATCTATTTTTCATCCGGTGCGATCGAGGCAGGCATCCGCGCCATCCTGCGCTGCAAGCGCGTGGTGACCGACGTGACGATGGTGCAGACAGGCCTGAAGCGCGCACTGGTCGAGCAGCTCGGCGTCGAAACCTGGTGCGGCGTGCATGATCGCGAGACCCATCTGCTGGCGCAGGCGCAGGGCATCACGCGCTCCGCCGCGGGCGTGCGCCGCGCGTGGGAAAAATTCGGCAACGACATCATTCTCGCCATCGGCGACGCACCGACCGCGATCGTCGAGACCACGCGCCTGATCCGCGAGCATGGCTGGCGGCCGCAGCTGGTGATCGGCTTGCCGGTCGGCTTCGTCGGCACGCGCGAAAGCAAGGACGAGCTGCGCCGCTGCCTGCAGGTGCCGCGCATTACCAACAGCGGTACGCGCGGCGGATCGCCGTGGGCGGCGACAGTGGTCAACGCCTTGATGATCGACGCCATCGGACAGGTCATCGCCGCACAGGCGGCGGAGCTGAAAACAGATGCAGGAGCTTGAGCGCGCCGAATTCGACCTCACCGTGCCGGCCCCCAACGGTCTGCGGCGTGGCAGGACGACCGGCAGCTGCGCCACGGCGGCAGTGAAGGCGGCGTTGACGATGCTGTTGTGCGGAGAGCGGATCGACAAGGCCGAAGTCAGCCTGCCGGACGGCAAGCATTACCTGCTGGTGCCGATACAGGATGTGCAGAAACTGGACGACAAGCGCATCCGCGCGGAAGTACTGAAGGACGGTGGCGACGACCCGGACAACACGCACGGTGCGACGATTTTCGCCGAAGTGGCGCGCAACGATACGGGAGACATTCGCTTCAAGGCGGCATCCGGCGTCGGCACCGCAACCCGGCCCGGTTTGCGCGTAGCGGTAGGTGAAGCGGCCATCAATCCGGTGCCGCGCCAGATGATGCGGCTGGCGGTGGCGGAAGTGCTGGAAGAGTTGAACGTGAATGGCGAGACCGGCTTTGATCTCGCCATCGGTTGCGAAGACGGCCAGAAGATTGCGCAGAAAACCTTCAATCCGCGTCTCGGGATCGTCGGCGGGATTTCCATCCTCGGCACGTCGGGCATTGTCGAACCGATGTCGCTGGCGTCATGGATCGCGTCGATAGAAGTGTATATCCGCGTCGCCCTGGCGGACGACAGCAAGCCGAACGGCGTGGCGACTTGCGTGGCGTACCTGCCCGGCAAGATCGGCCGCACTTTTGCGCGTGACGAGCTGGGCTTGCCGGAAGCGCGCTCGGTGCAGATCGCCAACTTCCTCGGCGACGCGCTCGACTTCACGCAGTCGGCGCTGGCCGAGCAGGGCGCGGAACTGGATGTGTTATGGCTGGCGGGTCATCCCGGCAAGCTGGCCAAGGTGCTCGACGGCGTATGGGATACGCATTCGAGCAAGAGCAATATGGCGATGGGCGGTGTAGCCCGCGTGGCGTCGGAACTGGCGGCGGAGTTCGGGTTTTCCGCAGCACTGATCGCCGAGATAGAAAGTGCAAATACGGTGGAAGCAGCAATCGAACGTTTGAGGCAGGAGTCCGGATCGGCCGCGCTGTGGCGCGCCATCGAAGCGCGCATCGCCGCACTGGCGCAGACGCGCGTGCCGGCGGTGAAACGCGTCGAGGTGCGTCTGTTCGATCTCGACGGCAATTTGCTGGGAGGTCGTGCATGAACGCAAACAATGAACTCGGCATGTTCTGGGGCATCGGCGTCGGTCCCGGCCCGGCAGGCTATCTGCCGCTGGCGGCGATGCAGGCTTTGCAGCAGGCCGACCTGAATTGAGGCGTTGCCACCGTCGCAGGACAGCGTGCCGTTAGCCGAAACAGTCGGCGCGGCATCCTGCGAGCAGTAGAGGACGTAGCGCGGCATGATCAGGTTGCCGCAGTCTTGGAGGCATCGGCAGGCTTTGCGACTGGCTTACCGGAACCGTGAGGATGCAGCGCAGTGATGCGCGGAACGACGAGGCGATCAAAACTCACGTCGAGTTCGAACTCAGCGAGATAGCGCCCAGGAATCGTTTCCTTCAAATCGCGCGGTAACAGCAACTCGCCAATCTTGGTTGAGTTATCTGGACCGCTGACAACACATTGAGCGCGAAACATTTCCCACGCCTTCCCGCTTTTGATGCTGACGCCAGACGATTGATTGATCGCGAGAATATCGATCAGATGTTTGTTATCGATTGCAGACATGATTTACCCCTTTATGGGTGAGAACTACGATGGAAAGCCCTTTGTGGGCGACGGAATCCGCAGGACGCGGTATAGAGAAGGGGGAGTTGCTTCCAGTAGGCGCGGAAGCCACAAATTCGCTTAGCAGATGAACGCATACATACCCCCCGGTATTGCTTTATCGGTTTTCCGATAAAGATGTGCTATGTTTACGAAAACTCATGATCGTTAAATCTAATGACCATGAGAATATTTAACGATCATTAGATTGTCAAGAGGTATGTCATGAAAAGCGTAAAATTTATCGACCTGCTGATCGAGAAAAAAGGCCTGAAGAATGACGTGGCCGTATGCAAAGAATTGGGATGGTCGTCAGGCCAAATCAGTCAATACCGA is a window of Herbaspirillum hiltneri N3 DNA encoding:
- the pgsA gene encoding CDP-diacylglycerol--glycerol-3-phosphate 3-phosphatidyltransferase, encoding MPFNFPILLTWLRVALIPLVVGVFYVPELGLSRFEQGVASTAIFIVAAATDWFDGFLARRWNQTSAFGAFLDPVADKLMVTGALLVLVHLDRVHPITAFIIIGREIAISALREWMAQLGASKSVAVSSLGKIKTTAQMIAIPMLLFYSDLFGVIDTRAWGHWLLLIAAVLTVWSMLYYLRKAWPLIKKVQESKSGA
- a CDS encoding chemotaxis protein, with the translated sequence MDAFQKEIDERTNLTSSNKFELLLFRLGTDPYGVRSELFGINVFKIREIVPMPEITKAAGTRSPLLGMVNIRGQIISVIDLPAVVGCVPKSGLNILLVTEYARSTQAFAVESVDEIVRLEWSQVLSAESKAGGNFVTSIARLDDDISSGRLAQVLDVEQILHEIMPTERDMEMAGLEHIKLKPGSVILAADDSKVARSLVESGLKALGLPFVMCKTGKEAWEKLQEIYKETKSQGVPITDRVAMVLTDLEMPEMDGFTLTRNIKRDDGLKAIPVVIHSSLSGSANEDHVKNIGADGYVAKFVIEDLTAALIKALAK
- the cobT gene encoding nicotinate-nucleotide--dimethylbenzimidazole phosphoribosyltransferase — its product is MRIPHLASTHDAALASALQAAIDNKTKPQGSLGVLEFVAHRIGLIQQSHTPRIDRAAVVVFAGDHGVVAENISAYPQSVTWQMVENFLQQGAAINVFARQNDCALHIVDAGVNHEFGEREGLVARKLGPGTRNFAQEPAMSAAQCEQALQYGMDLVEAMPVDVIGFGEMGIGNTTAAAAIMHKITGIAVAECVGAGTGLAADGILRKQQVIERAVALHAHAHADTPLEILRTFGGFEIAMIVGAMLKAGERRMVLLIDGFIVTSALLVAAKLQPAILDYCLFSHCSDEHGHRRMLQHLDARPLMQLDLRLGEGTGSALALPLLHAAVNFLAQMATFSSAQVSEKSA
- a CDS encoding adenosylcobinamide-GDP ribazoletransferase, with the translated sequence MDAAPTPSTGLRYQLQLFFTALQFFTRLPAPRWVGFDAAWLQHASRYFPAIGIIVSFACAAVYWVAALWLPQVVAVLLSTAAGIYLTGAFHEDGFADVCDGFGGGMQPSRVLEIMRDSRVGAYGVIGIALLLGTKIAGLASLPALQVMPALLVAHPLSRCFAAALIWRMPYVREEGKVKPLAQNMSAGEFAVAVVTAALPLILCVAAGWLALRASLLAVLLGGAAAWFLARKFQRRIGGYTGDCLGAVQQFSEAAIYLGLLAAVSASPASHS
- a CDS encoding histidine phosphatase family protein, whose translation is MLLHLIRHPQPVIDKGLCYGSSDLAVTEEECARVLEQVKPALPPHVPVYSSPLQRCVFLAEPLATALNAGPVRYDPRLMEMHFGTWEQRAWDDLPRAEIDAWASDVVGYRPGGGENVLNVAQRVDAFCSDLQQRGQSQAIVVCHAGTIRLLQARALGLAVTKMAEHAAINAHAIAFGEVLTLKL
- a CDS encoding response regulator transcription factor, producing MLATPLPKKVLIVDDSKVSRMVIKAHILAAYPEWRVEEAASGDEAISAIERDLPDYCTMDINMPGMLGTDAAEIILARHPQLRMVIFSANIQEAAQSRAQQLGALFVAKPVTEKSIALAIGHFAVGV
- the cbiD gene encoding cobalt-precorrin-5B (C(1))-methyltransferase CbiD, with protein sequence MQELERAEFDLTVPAPNGLRRGRTTGSCATAAVKAALTMLLCGERIDKAEVSLPDGKHYLLVPIQDVQKLDDKRIRAEVLKDGGDDPDNTHGATIFAEVARNDTGDIRFKAASGVGTATRPGLRVAVGEAAINPVPRQMMRLAVAEVLEELNVNGETGFDLAIGCEDGQKIAQKTFNPRLGIVGGISILGTSGIVEPMSLASWIASIEVYIRVALADDSKPNGVATCVAYLPGKIGRTFARDELGLPEARSVQIANFLGDALDFTQSALAEQGAELDVLWLAGHPGKLAKVLDGVWDTHSSKSNMAMGGVARVASELAAEFGFSAALIAEIESANTVEAAIERLRQESGSAALWRAIEARIAALAQTRVPAVKRVEVRLFDLDGNLLGGRA